Part of the Fervidobacterium thailandense genome, CTTACGTTTTGGACTTATAAAAGGCCCCTCGATATGAAACTTCATACCCTCAGGTAACTCGGCATGCGGAATTGCTTCCAGCCGAGCGGTCACAGTGGTTGGTAGAAAGTACCAAACACCTTCGAGTGCTTCGTACTCCTGAAACATCTCAAATTCTTCCTTTGTCGCTCTCATAGTGTCTATTCCGCGAATTCCGTGGATGTGTGGGTCCACGAATCCTGGCATCAGTATCCCTTTGTAGTTAGATTTGTTCGTTTCAACAACCCTGTGGATTACTTCGTCAAATTCAACAGTTCCAACGTATTCCCCGTCAACAGGATCAACAATCAAAACGTCTTCAAGAATCATTAATCCCACTCTCCTCGAGTAAGGTTCAAATATCAAGCTGAACAGACTTTACGAGTCCTTTCGGTTTGTCCGGATTCAAACCACGATGGACGGCTAAGTAGTACCCAAGAAATTGAGCGTAGGAAGGATACGTTAAGAGATCATGCACTATTCCCTCATCACTGGGCGTCAGAACTTCAACACTTGCCCCTTTTTCGCGTAATTCTTTTGCCAAGTCGTCTTCGAGTTTACTTTCCGCCCCGAAAATAACTACGTGAGTGTTAGAATTCAAAGTGGCAACCGGCCCATGACGAAACTCAAGAGGTTCGTTGTATTCCGTTGTCAACAGTGAGAGTTCCTGAACTTTCAGGGCTGATTCTTTTGAAACAAAAAAGTTGTGATCATAGCCAAGGAACACAAAATGATTCTTGCACTGTAAGTCAAGCTTTCCCACGTTTTCTTCAAACTGCCACAGAGTCCTTGCAATTTTCTCCGGAGATTCGAGGATGTGATCCACCTGTCCTTCAAGCTCTTCAAGTCCTCTCAGTAAAAACGCAAGTAGAGCAGAGAAGCTTGAAGTCATAACGACCGATTCTTCGGCCATGAACCCAAAATTAAACGCGTGGTCAACCGCCTCGCTAAGCGGGCTCTTGCTTGCACATGAAATTCCTACCGTCCGAACGACACCTTTTAGCATTTCCGCTAAACGTACCGTTTCGGATGTTTGACCAGTTCTGGAAACAAGGAGAACCGTGTCTACGGATTTCAATTTATCGTACACTCTCTTGCGACTCAAAGCCGCTCCGGAAGTATAAGCTTCTATGCGGTAACCCAAATTTTTCCCGACCTCTGATACGATTAAACCAAGATGATACGAACTCCCGCAACCAACGATCGCGTATGATTTGCCCTTGGAGAACCCTAATTTTTCATAGGCTCTCAGCTCAACGAGTAACTCCGGAAGCCTTCGGATTTCTCGAATGGTCGCAAAACTTTCAGACATGTGAAGAACCTCCCAATGAACAATCTCACTCTTATTCAAAGCTCATCGAGGAATCGCAAGTTTTCCCAAGATCCCTGGATTTTCGTTCCAGTACAGGTTTTTCAAAAGCTCAACTCCTGACAAGAACTTATTTTTCTCAAAGCATTGTAAGCCAAACTA contains:
- a CDS encoding SIS domain-containing protein, translating into MSESFATIREIRRLPELLVELRAYEKLGFSKGKSYAIVGCGSSYHLGLIVSEVGKNLGYRIEAYTSGAALSRKRVYDKLKSVDTVLLVSRTGQTSETVRLAEMLKGVVRTVGISCASKSPLSEAVDHAFNFGFMAEESVVMTSSFSALLAFLLRGLEELEGQVDHILESPEKIARTLWQFEENVGKLDLQCKNHFVFLGYDHNFFVSKESALKVQELSLLTTEYNEPLEFRHGPVATLNSNTHVVIFGAESKLEDDLAKELREKGASVEVLTPSDEGIVHDLLTYPSYAQFLGYYLAVHRGLNPDKPKGLVKSVQLDI